The genomic segment GCTCCCGGAGGTCCTCGGCATGGCCGATCGCGTCCTGGTGGTGCGAGAAGGGCGGATCACCGCGGAGATCGACCGGGCGGACGCCACCAGCGAGAACGTGATGTTCGCCGCCACCCACGCATCGGAGCAGCACTCGTGACTTCCTCTCCCACCACCCGCATCCCCGTCTCGGGGATCACCAAGCACATCGGCGCGCTCGGCAAGGCCCGGGAGTTCGGCATCCTCATCGCGCTCGCCGTCGTCGTCATCGCCGCCACCTCCGCGAATCCGAGCTTCCTCTTCTCCGCAGACGGGTGGCGCGACCTCCTGCTCACCCCGTCGATCCTGATGCTCGTCGCCGCCGGTCAGGCGATCGTCATCATCACGCGCAACGTCGACCTCTCGGTCGGCTCGGTGATGGGGCTGTCGGCCTATCTCACCGGGCGGCTGTTCATCGACGCCCCCGGGCTGCCCATTCCCGTCGTCATCCTGCTCGCGGTGCTGTTCGGCGGAGTCCTCGGCCTCATCAACGGTGCTCTCGTCGCGTTCGCCCGGGTCCCCGCCATGGTGATCACCCTCGGCACCCTCTACGCCTACCGCGGCATCAACGTGATGTGGGCGGGTTCCACCAGGGTGAACGCGTCCGATATCCCCCGGGAATTCCTCGCGATCGGGACGGGGCAGGTGCTGACCATCCCGATCCTCACGATCGTGGCCGTCATCATCCTCGCCTTCGCCGCCTGGTACATGCGCAACACCCGCGGTGGTCGTGAGTACTATGCGATCGGCTCCGACCCGGCTGCCGCGGAACTGTACGGGCTCGGCGTCACGCGTCGCGTGCTCAGCGCGTTCGTGCTCTCGGGCGCGCTGGCCGGTCTCGCGGGTGTCTTCTACGTCGCCCGATACGGCACGGTCAGCTCGCAGGCCGGTGCGGGCTGGGAACTCGACGCGGTCGGCGCGGCTGTCATCGGCGGCG from the Microbacterium ginsengiterrae genome contains:
- a CDS encoding ABC transporter permease, producing the protein MTSSPTTRIPVSGITKHIGALGKAREFGILIALAVVVIAATSANPSFLFSADGWRDLLLTPSILMLVAAGQAIVIITRNVDLSVGSVMGLSAYLTGRLFIDAPGLPIPVVILLAVLFGGVLGLINGALVAFARVPAMVITLGTLYAYRGINVMWAGSTRVNASDIPREFLAIGTGQVLTIPILTIVAVIILAFAAWYMRNTRGGREYYAIGSDPAAAELYGLGVTRRVLSAFVLSGALAGLAGVFYVARYGTVSSQAGAGWELDAVGAAVIGGVAITGGIGTIWGAAIGAVLLMTINRALPILGIPDFWQRAVVGVLIIGAIVLDRWLAVRQRQRLIESRDES